A region of Lichenibacterium dinghuense DNA encodes the following proteins:
- a CDS encoding exodeoxyribonuclease III has protein sequence MTLTIATWNINSVRLRMPIVRRFADLARPDVLCLQETKVRDEDFPFSDLRDLGYRHIEISGQKGYHGVAILSRYPLSDVVRGPFCREGHARHISARVSVGAGVTVHNFYVPAGGDEPDPAINPKFDHKLHFLERMTEGPKLRHLLPERSVVVGDLNIAPLETDVWSHKALLKVVSHTPVEVEAFGRVRAAGGWVDAMRERVPPAEKLYTWWSYRSPDWAAADKGRRLDHVWLSPDLGGELGAVTVYRQARGWDKPSDHVPVMAELRL, from the coding sequence TTGACCCTGACCATCGCGACCTGGAACATCAACTCGGTGCGGCTGCGCATGCCCATCGTGCGCCGCTTCGCCGACCTCGCCCGCCCCGACGTCCTCTGCCTGCAGGAGACCAAGGTGCGGGACGAGGACTTCCCGTTCTCCGACCTGCGCGACCTCGGCTATCGGCACATCGAGATCAGCGGCCAGAAGGGCTATCACGGGGTCGCGATCCTGTCCCGCTACCCGCTGTCCGACGTCGTGCGCGGGCCCTTCTGCCGCGAGGGCCACGCACGCCACATCTCCGCGCGGGTGTCGGTCGGTGCGGGCGTGACGGTGCACAACTTCTACGTCCCCGCGGGCGGGGACGAGCCCGACCCCGCGATCAATCCGAAGTTCGACCACAAGCTTCACTTCCTGGAGCGCATGACCGAGGGGCCGAAGCTGCGCCACCTCCTGCCGGAGCGATCGGTCGTGGTCGGCGACCTCAACATCGCGCCGCTCGAAACCGACGTGTGGAGTCACAAGGCGCTGCTCAAGGTCGTCAGCCACACGCCGGTCGAGGTCGAGGCCTTCGGCCGGGTGCGCGCCGCCGGCGGTTGGGTGGACGCCATGCGGGAGCGCGTGCCGCCGGCCGAGAAGCTCTACACCTGGTGGAGCTATCGCTCGCCCGACTGGGCCGCGGCCGACAAGGGCCGGCGGCTCGACCACGTGTGGCTGAGCCCCGACCTCGGCGGCGAGCTCGGCGCCGTCACGGTCTACAGGCAAGCACGCGGCTGGGACAAGCCGTCCGACCACGTGCCGGTCATGGCGGAGCTGCGGCTCTGA
- a CDS encoding ring-cleaving dioxygenase yields the protein MVLTGFHHLTAVTADAPNNHRFYTQVLGMRLVKKTVNQDDVSAYHLFYADGLASPGSDVTFFDWPAARERRGSGSVVRTGLRVPGRDALHWWGERLAAAGVSRGGIAERDGRLVLDFEDPEGQRLSLVADPGTAPHHPWARSPVPRDYQVLGLGAITLSTARVEATDAVLRDVLGMERVRSYRDGDVEAHVYAMDGGGETAKELHLLDEPGKPAAGQGAGGVHHVALRTPDEDTYRGWAERLKAMRMPSSGPIDRFYFRSLYFREPGGVLFEIATDGPGFATDEPMERLGETLSLPPFLEGRRREIEAGLKPLDV from the coding sequence ATGGTCCTGACCGGCTTCCACCACCTCACCGCCGTCACGGCCGACGCGCCGAACAACCACCGCTTCTACACGCAGGTGCTGGGGATGCGGCTGGTGAAGAAGACCGTGAACCAGGACGACGTGTCGGCCTACCACCTGTTCTACGCCGACGGGCTCGCCTCGCCCGGCTCGGACGTGACCTTCTTCGACTGGCCGGCGGCGCGCGAGCGCCGCGGCTCGGGTTCGGTGGTGCGGACGGGGTTGCGCGTGCCGGGGCGCGACGCGCTGCACTGGTGGGGCGAGAGGCTCGCCGCGGCGGGCGTGTCGCGGGGCGGGATCGCCGAGCGGGACGGCCGGCTGGTGCTGGACTTCGAGGACCCGGAGGGCCAGCGCCTGTCGCTCGTCGCCGACCCCGGCACCGCGCCGCACCACCCCTGGGCCCGCAGCCCGGTGCCGCGCGACTATCAGGTGCTGGGCCTGGGCGCCATCACGCTGAGCACGGCGCGGGTCGAGGCGACCGACGCCGTGCTGCGCGACGTGCTCGGGATGGAGCGGGTGCGCTCTTACCGCGACGGCGACGTCGAGGCCCACGTCTATGCCATGGACGGCGGCGGCGAGACCGCGAAGGAACTCCACCTGCTCGACGAGCCGGGCAAACCCGCGGCGGGGCAGGGCGCCGGCGGCGTGCACCACGTGGCGCTGCGCACGCCGGACGAGGACACCTACCGCGGCTGGGCCGAGCGGCTCAAGGCGATGCGGATGCCGTCGAGCGGGCCGATCGACCGCTTCTACTTCCGGAGCCTGTATTTCCGCGAGCCGGGCGGCGTGCTGTTCGAGATCGCCACGGACGGGCCCGGCTTCGCCACCGACGAGCCGATGGAGCGCCTCGGCGAGACGCTGTCGCTGCCGCCGTTCCTGGAGGGGCGCCGCCGCGAGATCGAGGCGGGGCTGAAGCCGCTCGACGTGTGA
- a CDS encoding DUF2948 family protein yields MIEAQPDAANLLPDAEPLRIAALDPEGLAILSAHLQDADIRVGDMAYLPEQRRFALAGARFDWYAAARGGCERCGTGLHFERVTRVRRAGFDQDPDAVLTLLAISYEPTEAPAGTVMLHFDDDGAVRLDVEVLEAVLSDIGPRWNCKSPPDRDGVPRPSPA; encoded by the coding sequence ATGATCGAGGCCCAGCCCGACGCCGCCAACCTCCTGCCCGACGCGGAACCGCTCCGCATCGCGGCGCTCGATCCGGAAGGGCTGGCGATCCTCTCGGCGCACCTGCAGGACGCCGACATCCGCGTCGGCGACATGGCCTACCTGCCAGAGCAGCGCCGCTTCGCGCTCGCGGGCGCGCGGTTCGACTGGTACGCGGCGGCCCGCGGCGGCTGCGAGCGCTGCGGCACCGGCCTGCACTTCGAGCGGGTGACGCGGGTGCGGCGCGCCGGCTTCGACCAGGACCCGGACGCGGTGCTGACGCTGCTGGCCATCTCCTACGAGCCCACAGAGGCGCCGGCCGGCACCGTCATGCTGCATTTCGACGATGACGGCGCCGTGCGGCTCGACGTGGAGGTGCTCGAAGCCGTCCTGTCCGACATCGGGCCGCGCTGGAACTGCAAGAGCCCGCCCGACCGGGACGGCGTCCCGCGGCCGTCGCCGGCCTGA
- a CDS encoding SMP-30/gluconolactonase/LRE family protein — MADDYEIIDKSFKRMVLPNAALTKLGEGFGWLEGPVWFADQQCLLVSDLPNDRVMRWSLSGGISVFREPSGFENGHTRDMQGRLISCSHGGRITRTEVDGRITVLADRYDGKPLNSPNDVVVKSDGTIWFSDPPYGTNTDYEGGKREAFLPANLYRLDPADGSLAVVADDFEGPNGLAFSPDESKLYVAETGGQFDAEPTQYIRVFDVSADGARLGGGRKFHTVSPGNSDGFRVDEEGNVWTSAGDGVHCVSPSGDVLGKIKVPFTVANVEFGGRNRAQLFICASHTLYAIYTNVRGARRP; from the coding sequence ATGGCCGACGACTACGAGATCATCGACAAGAGCTTCAAGCGCATGGTGCTGCCCAACGCGGCGCTGACCAAGCTCGGGGAGGGGTTCGGCTGGCTCGAAGGCCCCGTCTGGTTCGCCGACCAGCAGTGCCTGCTCGTGTCCGACCTGCCCAACGACCGCGTCATGCGCTGGAGCCTGTCCGGCGGGATCTCGGTGTTCCGCGAGCCGAGCGGCTTCGAGAACGGCCACACCCGCGACATGCAGGGCCGGCTGATCTCCTGCTCGCACGGCGGCCGCATCACCCGCACCGAGGTCGACGGGCGCATCACCGTGCTGGCGGACCGCTACGACGGCAAGCCGCTGAACTCGCCCAACGACGTCGTGGTGAAGTCGGACGGCACGATCTGGTTCTCGGACCCGCCCTACGGCACCAACACGGACTACGAGGGCGGCAAGCGTGAGGCGTTCCTGCCCGCCAACCTGTACCGGCTCGACCCCGCCGACGGCTCGCTGGCTGTCGTGGCCGACGACTTCGAGGGACCGAACGGCCTCGCCTTCTCGCCCGACGAATCGAAGCTCTACGTCGCCGAGACCGGCGGCCAGTTCGATGCCGAGCCGACGCAGTACATCCGCGTCTTCGACGTGTCGGCCGACGGCGCGCGGCTCGGCGGGGGACGCAAGTTCCACACCGTGTCGCCCGGCAACAGCGACGGCTTCCGTGTCGACGAGGAGGGCAACGTGTGGACGAGCGCCGGAGACGGCGTGCACTGCGTCTCGCCCTCCGGCGACGTGCTGGGCAAGATCAAGGTGCCCTTCACCGTTGCCAACGTCGAGTTCGGCGGGCGCAACCGCGCGCAGCTCTTCATCTGCGCGTCCCACACCCTCTACGCCATCTACACCAACGTGCGGGGAGCGCGCCGCCCATGA
- a CDS encoding YdcH family protein has product MAKDLTDDERVSFQAEIDRLREEHRDLDAAIEALIDLGRIDQLQVQRFKKRKLALRDRLSFLEDQMTPDIIA; this is encoded by the coding sequence ATGGCCAAGGACCTGACCGACGATGAACGCGTGTCGTTCCAGGCCGAGATCGACCGCCTGCGGGAGGAGCATCGCGACCTCGACGCTGCCATCGAGGCTCTGATTGACCTCGGCCGCATCGATCAGCTCCAGGTTCAGCGCTTCAAGAAGCGCAAGCTGGCCCTCCGCGACCGCCTGTCCTTCCTCGAAGACCAGATGACGCCGGACATCATCGCCTGA
- a CDS encoding DUF2256 domain-containing protein, which yields MRKKADLPTKICAHCGRPFAWRKKWEKVWDEVRYCSDRCRRERKSPGRAEA from the coding sequence ATGCGCAAGAAAGCCGACCTCCCCACCAAGATCTGCGCCCACTGCGGCCGCCCGTTCGCGTGGCGCAAGAAGTGGGAGAAGGTGTGGGACGAGGTGCGCTACTGCTCCGACCGCTGCCGGCGCGAGCGGAAATCGCCGGGCCGGGCGGAAGCTTGA
- a CDS encoding VOC family protein, whose amino-acid sequence MTLQSRRVARVDFTASDLAGTRHFYEGLGFAALGEPVTVDGAELALLGLRDARAERLTMALGAQEVSFVAFDPPGRPYPADSTSTDLWFQHIAVVVSDMAEAHRRALAAGARPITRGGPQTLPANTGGVTAFKFRDPDGHPLELLFFPAGTGAEAWHARDVASPFLGIDHTAVAVGDADRSRAFFEGLGLTAGDGTHNHGVEQERLDDVADDRCRVVPMRPPAKPPHVELLGYEVGTRRPMPADTRADDVWATRVWIEVATLSGDHVTRGAALPGGARAALLSDPDGHMVVVFEAGGAA is encoded by the coding sequence ATGACCCTGCAGTCCCGGCGCGTCGCGCGCGTCGACTTCACCGCGTCCGACCTCGCGGGAACCCGGCACTTCTACGAGGGTCTGGGCTTCGCGGCCCTCGGCGAGCCCGTCACCGTGGACGGTGCGGAGTTAGCGCTGCTGGGGCTGCGGGACGCGAGGGCCGAGCGGCTGACGATGGCGCTCGGCGCGCAGGAAGTGTCCTTCGTCGCCTTCGACCCTCCCGGCCGCCCCTACCCGGCGGACAGCACCTCGACCGACCTCTGGTTCCAGCACATCGCCGTCGTGGTGTCCGACATGGCGGAAGCCCATCGCCGCGCGCTGGCCGCCGGGGCGCGGCCGATCACGCGGGGCGGGCCGCAGACCCTGCCGGCCAACACCGGCGGCGTGACCGCCTTCAAGTTCCGCGACCCCGACGGGCACCCGCTGGAGCTCCTGTTCTTCCCGGCAGGGACGGGAGCCGAGGCCTGGCACGCGCGCGACGTCGCCTCGCCCTTCCTCGGCATCGACCACACGGCGGTGGCGGTCGGCGACGCCGACCGGAGCCGGGCCTTCTTCGAGGGGCTCGGCCTGACGGCCGGGGACGGCACGCACAACCACGGCGTCGAGCAGGAACGGCTCGACGACGTCGCGGACGACCGCTGCCGGGTGGTGCCGATGCGGCCGCCCGCGAAGCCGCCGCACGTCGAGCTTCTGGGCTACGAGGTCGGCACGCGCCGCCCCATGCCGGCCGACACGCGGGCCGACGACGTCTGGGCCACGCGCGTGTGGATCGAGGTCGCGACGCTGTCGGGCGACCACGTCACCCGGGGCGCGGCGCTGCCGGGCGGCGCTCGCGCGGCCCTGCTGAGCGACCCGGACGGGCACATGGTCGTGGTGTTCGAGGCCGGCGGAGCAGCCTGA
- a CDS encoding peptide ABC transporter permease, with protein MPLSRARPLDDPAADAALLLTRLGLFVLAFAVPLSAVVSRRAVFTLLPIGGGLLVLAATLLPRPPIERRLARGLTTTAGLGGAALLVWTALSILWTPFPADAGLRWLKEGGTILGVAVVLAVLPERTRTSNLYLFPLGLVPAGVATAVFGLVGAQRLSVFPDPDATLVRAVVSLVVLVWPALGALAVRERWTSAALLVVGITLSAMAAWTPVALTALALGAVAFALATLSPRRAGTVLGVAAAAVLLLAPAIPFVFGPVFDRLGAALGGSVPEFGAMARALHLWADIVASSPARVLTGHGLDLATRGAVVGFLPPEIPRSLAFEIWYDLGLVGAVAAAAVAYGGFVLAGRTSEAVAPFLLAEIVSGLTFALWGLDTTELWWVTTLSVGALAFAVVIRGQYRTERPQARVVPTVEVPDRRRAAS; from the coding sequence ATGCCCTTATCCCGCGCCCGCCCCCTCGACGACCCGGCCGCCGACGCCGCGCTGCTGCTGACCCGCCTCGGCCTCTTCGTGCTGGCCTTCGCGGTGCCGCTGAGCGCCGTCGTGTCGCGCCGCGCCGTCTTCACGCTGCTGCCCATCGGCGGGGGACTGCTGGTGCTGGCCGCGACGCTGCTGCCGCGCCCGCCCATCGAGCGACGCCTCGCCCGCGGCCTGACCACGACGGCGGGGCTCGGCGGCGCGGCCCTGCTGGTGTGGACCGCGCTGTCGATCCTGTGGACGCCCTTTCCCGCCGACGCGGGCCTGCGCTGGCTCAAGGAGGGCGGCACGATCCTCGGCGTCGCGGTGGTTCTGGCGGTGCTGCCCGAGCGCACGCGGACCTCGAACCTCTACCTTTTCCCGCTCGGCCTCGTGCCGGCCGGCGTGGCCACCGCGGTGTTCGGCCTCGTCGGCGCGCAGCGGCTCAGCGTGTTCCCCGACCCCGATGCGACGCTGGTGCGCGCCGTGGTGAGCCTCGTCGTGCTGGTCTGGCCCGCGCTGGGCGCCCTGGCGGTGCGCGAGCGCTGGACCTCCGCGGCGCTGCTCGTAGTCGGCATCACGCTCAGCGCCATGGCGGCCTGGACGCCGGTGGCGCTGACCGCGCTGGCGCTCGGCGCCGTGGCCTTCGCGCTCGCGACCTTGTCGCCGCGCCGCGCCGGCACCGTCCTCGGCGTCGCCGCGGCGGCCGTCCTCCTGCTCGCGCCCGCCATCCCCTTCGTCTTCGGCCCTGTCTTCGACCGGCTCGGGGCCGCGCTCGGCGGCAGCGTGCCGGAGTTCGGCGCCATGGCGCGGGCGCTCCACCTGTGGGCCGACATCGTGGCCTCGTCGCCGGCGCGGGTGCTCACCGGGCACGGGCTCGACCTCGCGACGCGCGGCGCCGTGGTGGGCTTCCTGCCGCCCGAGATCCCGCGCAGCCTCGCCTTCGAGATCTGGTACGACCTCGGCCTCGTCGGGGCCGTCGCGGCGGCCGCGGTGGCCTACGGCGGCTTCGTCCTGGCCGGGCGGACCTCGGAAGCGGTGGCGCCCTTCCTGCTGGCCGAGATCGTGTCCGGCCTGACCTTCGCGCTGTGGGGGCTCGACACCACAGAATTGTGGTGGGTCACGACGCTGTCGGTCGGCGCGCTGGCCTTCGCCGTGGTGATCCGCGGCCAGTACCGCACGGAGCGGCCCCAAGCGCGGGTGGTGCCGACCGTCGAGGTGCCGGACCGGCGGCGCGCCGCGAGCTGA
- a CDS encoding GlsB/YeaQ/YmgE family stress response membrane protein — translation MPLDGASIITWIIVGGIAGWLAGLLVQGGGFGIIGDIVIGIIGAIIAGYLFPALGIPLGAGIVAAIIDALIGAVVLILVIRLVRRAA, via the coding sequence ATGCCGCTCGACGGCGCTTCCATCATCACCTGGATCATCGTCGGCGGCATCGCCGGCTGGCTCGCCGGCCTGCTCGTCCAGGGCGGCGGCTTCGGCATCATCGGCGACATCGTGATCGGCATCATCGGCGCCATCATCGCCGGCTACCTGTTCCCGGCGCTGGGCATCCCGCTCGGGGCCGGCATCGTGGCGGCCATCATCGACGCGCTGATCGGCGCCGTGGTGCTGATCCTCGTCATCCGCCTGGTGCGACGCGCGGCCTGA
- a CDS encoding GMC oxidoreductase, translating into MSDDHYDVIIIGSGPGGGSMAHSLAPTGKRILILERGPYLPREQANWNSKTVFVDGKYQVDETWYGKDGSSFKPGLHRYVGGNSKVYGAALFRLRERDFGELKHPNGISPAWPIGYGEFEPYYTAAEKLFHVHGKAGEDSTEPPRSGDFPYPPVSHEPLIEKLSRSWTEQGLHPFHMPMGILLDEGKDGKPKPTSICMRCDAFDGFPCLLNGKADAQVICIDPTIARFKNVTLLTEAYAKRLETSPDGKTVKYVHVDRNGVMERYSADVFVVACGALSSAQLMLRSYGPNHDNGLANGSDQVGRNYMRHNQSVLMAFLKEKNTTVFQKTLGCSDYYFGDEEYPYPIGLIQMCATTHGDQVRGEEVPHWLNDFIPQLPFNKIADHALDFWLSSEDLPIPENRIRYEGEKVFLDLHETSMEAHKQLTKRLERMMKAAGCAPFLLERDLYLGKDIPVGGTAHQAGTMKFGTDPKSSVLDVNCKAHELDNLYSTDAGFFPSIGAVNPTLTIIANALRVADNLRERLGARDVPAAQPAVGNSYVLAGHSPILEPA; encoded by the coding sequence ATGTCCGACGACCACTACGACGTCATCATCATCGGCAGCGGCCCGGGCGGCGGCTCGATGGCCCACAGCCTCGCGCCCACGGGCAAGCGCATCCTGATCCTGGAGCGCGGGCCCTACCTGCCGCGCGAGCAGGCGAACTGGAACTCCAAGACGGTCTTCGTCGACGGCAAGTACCAGGTCGACGAGACATGGTACGGGAAGGACGGCTCGTCCTTCAAGCCGGGCCTCCACCGCTACGTCGGTGGCAACTCGAAGGTCTACGGCGCGGCGCTGTTCCGCCTGCGCGAGCGCGACTTCGGCGAGCTGAAGCACCCCAACGGGATCTCGCCCGCCTGGCCGATCGGCTACGGCGAGTTCGAGCCCTACTACACGGCGGCCGAGAAGCTGTTCCACGTGCACGGCAAGGCGGGCGAGGACTCCACCGAGCCCCCGCGCTCGGGCGATTTCCCCTACCCGCCCGTCAGCCACGAGCCGCTGATCGAGAAGCTGAGCCGGAGCTGGACCGAGCAGGGCCTCCACCCGTTCCACATGCCGATGGGCATCCTGCTCGACGAGGGCAAGGACGGGAAGCCGAAGCCGACCAGCATCTGCATGCGCTGCGACGCCTTCGACGGCTTCCCCTGCCTGCTCAACGGCAAGGCCGACGCGCAGGTGATCTGCATCGATCCCACGATCGCCCGCTTCAAAAACGTGACCCTGCTCACCGAGGCCTACGCCAAGCGCCTGGAGACGTCGCCGGACGGCAAGACCGTCAAATACGTCCACGTCGACCGCAACGGCGTCATGGAGCGCTACTCGGCCGACGTCTTCGTCGTGGCCTGCGGCGCGCTGTCGTCCGCGCAGCTGATGCTGCGCTCCTACGGGCCGAACCACGACAACGGCCTCGCCAACGGCTCCGACCAGGTGGGGCGCAACTACATGCGCCACAACCAGTCGGTTCTGATGGCCTTCCTGAAGGAGAAGAACACCACGGTGTTCCAGAAGACGCTGGGCTGCAGCGACTACTATTTCGGCGACGAGGAGTACCCCTACCCGATCGGCCTGATCCAGATGTGCGCCACCACCCACGGCGACCAGGTGCGCGGCGAGGAGGTGCCGCACTGGCTGAACGACTTCATCCCGCAGCTGCCCTTCAACAAGATCGCCGACCACGCGCTCGACTTCTGGCTGTCGAGCGAGGACCTGCCGATCCCCGAGAACCGCATCCGCTACGAGGGCGAGAAGGTGTTCCTCGACCTCCACGAGACCAGCATGGAGGCGCACAAGCAGCTCACGAAGCGGCTGGAGCGCATGATGAAGGCGGCGGGCTGCGCGCCCTTCCTGCTGGAGCGCGACCTCTACCTCGGCAAGGACATCCCGGTCGGCGGCACCGCCCACCAGGCCGGCACCATGAAGTTCGGCACCGACCCGAAGAGCTCCGTGCTCGACGTGAACTGCAAGGCGCACGAACTCGACAACCTGTATTCCACGGATGCCGGCTTCTTCCCGTCGATCGGCGCCGTGAACCCGACGCTGACCATCATCGCCAACGCGCTGCGCGTGGCCGACAACTTGCGCGAGCGCCTGGGCGCCAGGGACGTGCCGGCGGCGCAGCCCGCGGTCGGCAACAGCTACGTGCTGGCGGGACACTCGCCGATCCTGGAGCCCGCCTAG
- a CDS encoding glucan ABC transporter ATP-binding protein/ permease has protein sequence MIRLYFRVLGALGAERRVAAVLVLANAVLAAAQFGEPVLFGRIIDRVTGSGGGGWAGVLPPLIAWGALGLFNILCGVSLAFNADRLAHRRRLDLTASFFEHVLHLPTSFHGANHSGRLLKVMLEGVNGMAGLWLSFFRDNCASFVALTVMMPLSLFVNWRLGVLLVVLVAASGSATLLVLRHTEAMQTSVERHNSGLAERVADSFANVPVIQSFTRVANEARGLRRVTEAVLAAQMPVLSWWALAAVATRAASTLTLLSIFVLGLALHFRGLATVGEIVAFMSLAAGMIARLDQLVSFSNALFLQVPKLRDFFGVLDTVPAVADRPRARDPGRVAGRVAFEGVAYSYDGRRDAVSDVAFTVEAGETVALVGETGSGKSTTLGLLHRVFDPARGRITVDGTDLRDIQLAGLRRNIGVVFQEPMLFARSIEENLRVGAPEASAEEVESALRRARALDFVARQPAGLATVLGERGRSLSGGERQRLAIARVLLKDPPILLLDEATSALDAVTERLVQDAIDAAARGRTTFIIAHRLSTVRRADRILVFHDGRIVEEGGFDELLRRGGRFAALARAQGFAVAEAG, from the coding sequence ATGATCCGCCTGTATTTCCGCGTCCTCGGCGCGCTCGGGGCCGAGCGGCGCGTCGCTGCCGTTCTGGTGCTCGCCAATGCCGTGCTGGCCGCGGCGCAGTTCGGCGAGCCCGTCCTGTTCGGCCGCATCATCGACCGCGTCACGGGCTCGGGCGGGGGAGGGTGGGCCGGTGTGCTTCCTCCGCTGATCGCCTGGGGGGCGCTCGGCCTGTTCAACATCCTGTGCGGCGTGTCGCTGGCCTTCAACGCCGACCGCCTCGCCCATCGCCGCCGCCTCGACCTCACGGCGAGCTTCTTCGAGCACGTGCTGCACCTGCCGACGAGCTTCCACGGCGCGAACCATTCCGGGCGGCTGCTCAAGGTCATGCTGGAAGGCGTGAACGGCATGGCGGGGCTGTGGCTGTCCTTCTTCCGGGACAATTGCGCGTCCTTCGTCGCGCTCACGGTGATGATGCCGCTGTCGCTCTTCGTGAACTGGCGGCTCGGGGTCCTGCTGGTGGTGCTCGTCGCCGCCTCCGGCTCGGCCACCCTGCTCGTGCTGCGCCACACCGAGGCCATGCAGACCAGCGTCGAGCGCCACAACAGCGGCCTCGCCGAGCGCGTCGCCGACAGCTTCGCCAACGTGCCCGTGATCCAGAGCTTCACCCGCGTGGCCAACGAGGCGCGCGGCCTGCGCCGCGTCACCGAGGCCGTGCTGGCGGCGCAGATGCCGGTGCTGTCCTGGTGGGCGCTGGCCGCCGTGGCGACGCGGGCGGCCTCGACGCTGACGCTGCTGTCGATCTTCGTGCTGGGCCTCGCGCTGCATTTCCGCGGCCTCGCCACGGTGGGCGAGATCGTGGCCTTCATGAGCCTCGCCGCCGGCATGATCGCCCGGCTCGACCAGCTCGTGTCCTTCTCCAACGCGCTGTTCCTGCAGGTGCCGAAGCTGCGCGACTTCTTCGGCGTGCTCGACACCGTGCCGGCCGTGGCCGATCGTCCGAGGGCCCGCGATCCCGGCCGCGTCGCCGGCCGCGTCGCCTTCGAGGGCGTCGCCTACAGCTACGACGGCCGGCGCGACGCCGTGTCCGACGTCGCCTTCACGGTCGAGGCCGGCGAGACGGTGGCGCTCGTCGGCGAGACCGGGTCGGGGAAGTCGACGACGCTCGGCCTGCTCCACCGCGTCTTCGATCCCGCCCGGGGCCGCATCACGGTGGACGGCACCGACCTCCGCGACATCCAGCTCGCGGGCCTGCGCCGCAACATCGGCGTGGTGTTCCAGGAGCCGATGCTGTTCGCCCGCTCGATCGAGGAGAACCTGCGCGTGGGCGCGCCCGAAGCCTCGGCCGAGGAAGTGGAGTCGGCGCTGCGCCGCGCCCGCGCGCTCGACTTCGTGGCGCGCCAGCCCGCCGGCCTCGCCACCGTGCTCGGCGAGCGCGGCCGGTCGCTGTCGGGCGGCGAACGCCAGCGCCTCGCCATCGCGCGGGTGCTGCTGAAGGACCCGCCGATCCTGCTGCTCGACGAAGCCACGAGCGCGCTCGACGCCGTCACGGAGCGGCTGGTGCAGGACGCCATCGACGCCGCGGCGCGCGGGCGCACCACCTTCATCATCGCGCACCGCCTGTCGACCGTGCGCCGGGCCGACCGCATCCTCGTCTTCCACGACGGACGCATCGTCGAGGAAGGGGGCTTCGACGAGCTTCTGCGGCGCGGCGGCCGCTTCGCCGCGCTGGCGCGGGCCCAGGGATTCGCCGTGGCCGAGGCGGGCTAG
- a CDS encoding cyclic nucleotide-binding domain-containing protein has product MALGDDIGRLRRLPVFACLDPEALKLVAFSAETRRLPAGHVLFRRGEAAEAAVLLAAGTLALDEEHEDSLSVRWAQAGTLLNEAALFAPGVQTVTATAHETCTVVAVPRALMMRVLDVHPGNAGALRRYWASRLGARLAAFRAAAPP; this is encoded by the coding sequence ATGGCGCTCGGGGACGACATCGGACGGCTGCGGCGCCTGCCCGTCTTCGCCTGCCTCGACCCCGAAGCCCTGAAGCTGGTCGCCTTCTCGGCCGAGACCCGGCGCCTGCCCGCCGGCCACGTGCTGTTCCGGCGCGGCGAGGCGGCCGAAGCCGCCGTGCTGCTCGCCGCCGGCACGCTGGCGCTCGACGAGGAACACGAGGACAGCCTGTCCGTGCGCTGGGCGCAGGCCGGGACGCTGCTGAACGAGGCGGCGCTGTTCGCGCCCGGCGTGCAGACCGTGACCGCCACGGCGCACGAGACCTGCACCGTGGTGGCCGTGCCCCGGGCGCTGATGATGCGCGTGCTCGACGTCCACCCCGGCAACGCCGGGGCGCTGCGCCGCTACTGGGCGAGCCGCCTCGGCGCCCGCCTGGCGGCGTTCAGAGCCGCAGCTCCGCCATGA
- a CDS encoding response regulator transcription factor, giving the protein MAHARKILIVDDDGDLRATLTEQLGGHAEFSAHCAGSAAEAEAALDSGRPDLVILASALPDRDGLILVKSLRADGFSGPVIVLSGAGAPEDEVVAALEAGANDCVSKPFRFAVLLARIRAHLRQHDGSEDAALQVGTFTFKPSAKLLTTERGARLRLTEKETAILRFLYRAGPQVVSRDVLLREVWGYNSNVTTHTLETHIYRLRQKIEDDPAHARVLVTDAGGYRLMA; this is encoded by the coding sequence ATGGCTCATGCCCGCAAGATCCTCATCGTCGACGACGACGGCGATCTGCGGGCCACCCTGACCGAGCAGCTCGGCGGCCACGCGGAATTCTCGGCCCATTGCGCCGGCTCGGCCGCCGAAGCCGAGGCGGCGCTGGACTCGGGCCGGCCGGACCTCGTCATCCTGGCCAGCGCCCTGCCGGACCGCGACGGCCTGATCCTCGTGAAATCGCTGCGCGCCGACGGGTTCTCCGGCCCCGTGATCGTGCTGAGCGGCGCGGGGGCGCCGGAGGACGAGGTCGTGGCGGCGCTCGAAGCCGGCGCCAACGACTGCGTGTCCAAGCCCTTCCGCTTCGCCGTGCTGCTGGCGCGCATCCGCGCCCACCTGCGCCAGCACGACGGCAGCGAGGACGCGGCGCTGCAGGTCGGCACCTTCACGTTCAAGCCGAGCGCCAAGCTGCTGACGACCGAGCGGGGCGCGCGGCTGCGCCTGACCGAGAAGGAGACCGCGATCCTGCGCTTCCTGTACCGCGCCGGGCCGCAGGTGGTGAGCCGCGACGTGCTGCTGCGCGAGGTGTGGGGCTACAACAGCAACGTCACGACCCACACGCTGGAAACCCACATCTACCGCCTGCGCCAGAAGATCGAGGACGACCCGGCCCACGCCCGCGTGCTCGTGACCGACGCCGGCGGCTACCGGCTGATGGCGTGA